The Bos indicus x Bos taurus breed Angus x Brahman F1 hybrid chromosome 3, Bos_hybrid_MaternalHap_v2.0, whole genome shotgun sequence genome segment GAAATTAAAGAACCACATAAAATAAacggaaaagaaagaaagatatactgaagataaaggagaaacaaatgaatcagaaaaccaaaactcaaatatatttgaataaaaaaacTAAGCCTGGTTCTTTAAAAAGAGCAATAACATCGACAAGCATATGGCAAATATGATTAAGAAAAAGAGATCACACAAACTGGAAATGAGAAGAGagcataaatgaatatataaaggCTGTTTCAAAATTAGATGAGAATACTATAGACAACATTCTGTGATAAATTTAGGTATAATCGTCCAGATTATTTTAACAAGGAATAGAAAATTTGAAGACTAATAAAAAGGATTTAAGAAGCTCAGAATGTTGTTTGGGCTAGTTCCAAAGACTTTGCAAATAGATAATTCCAATACTGTTTCAAACTGCTGCAGAGcatagaaaatatggaaaacatcTGAAAACATTCTTATGTGGCAAACCTATCCCTGAAACCAAAATTAgtgcaaaaaagaaaactcataaaTAAAGATGcaacatttgaaataaatataatgacTGAGAAGGGTTTATAGCAGGAATTCAATGATTATTTCATATTAAGAAACTTATTAAGGCACTTCTCCACAATaataaattaaagggaaaaatattatatatacagcCATCATTTTTAAATAGTGGCAAGGAGCAGTTTTTCAATTCTGTAATTCTTGCCTAAAGTTTCATCTTTGCACCTACTCGCTGTGTGACGGTGGGTAAGTTACTTATTCCAAAtatcatttcctcatttgtaaaatgagagttGTCAATGgacattaaatgagataatcctaGTAAAGTTttgaatcctgctgctgctgctgctaagtcgcttcagtcgtgtccgactctgtgcgaccccatagacggcagcccagtagAATCTGGTTTGTTCATGGGGATTTCACTGTTTCCTTGACAAGGTTTGGTTGTAGCTCCTTGCTCGCCGAGAGCTCTGAATATGCAATCATCtttgtctcctctctccatgctTCACTTACCCCACTCCCAGGGCTGACTTGATCCTAGTGCAGCATCTATTTCATACCTATCTGATGATGTAAGTGAAAGGGAAACCGGAAGGCCAGCGATGCTGCTGTTCAGACCAGCGAGAAGGAGAGACAGGGAAAGCTGACAGCTTCTTTTGTCGAACTCCGATTCCTCGAGGGAGAGGAAAACCCATGGAAAGGACACACAAGCCACCGTTTGGCATAACGGCAATCAGTGTTCTGGAAGGAGGCTTTGGACTTGTCCTACCTGCCACGTGGAGTACCGCCACGTTACTGCGCTGGGCCCCCAGGCCGTTGTTGGCCTCACAAGCATAGGTCCCAGAATGCCTTGCGGTCACAGCTAGGTTGAAGGAAGCTGCGCCTCCAAAAGGCGCCGAGGTGTGCCCCAGGGGAACATTTTCATGATAAAACCTGTACAGAATGGGGGGAGATGCTCTCTTGTCCTCACAGCGAAGCTCCACCACATCCCCAGTCAAGGCCTGGGCCCCAGGAACACTGAAGGTGAGGACAGGACGTGACACTGGAACTGATAAAGGGCGGTTCATCAGAGAAGGTCTCTTGTGCGGGCCCAGACTTATAACCCACTCTCTCTATTCTCACGGTATCCACACAGTACCTCTCAAGCCCTGGGGTTTCTTCCCACTATGGCACCTTCTGATCTAACGCTGCAGAGACGGTTCCCTATGGCGCTTTGACAATTTCCGGGGAGGAATTCTGGAGACCATACGTCTGACCGAGCCTCATAGCCTTCTTCCTGTCTCCCCTTGCCATAGTCCTTCGGCTCTTCTGCCCCTGTTGTCACTGCTACCGCTGCCACCATCGTTGCAATAACAATCCTAGCATGTTAATGGTTTCCTAACCTCTTCACGGCCCTGATTCTTATCCTTGGAACATCCTCACTGTCACAGAAGGAAACCAATTGCAGTTGGGACTCTCCGGCTAATTAGGAGAACTAGCTACTTACTTCTCACAGTGACGTTCACTGCCTCGCTCTGGATGAGGCCGTAGCCGTTGTCAGCTGTGCAGTAGTAGCGCCCGGCATGGCTCTCCCGGATAACGGGGATCTCCAGCTCTGCTCTCTGGGAGCGCTGACTTTTCTGCCCCAGACTCTCTCTTGTGCCTTCTCTGTGCCAAGAGAACCTGGTTTTCCCGGTGCCTTTGGCCACAGAGCAGACAAGGACGAGCGTCTCCCCTTTAACCACCTGGTCCCTCTGGGGCTGTGTCTCCAGAAGCACTCCAGACACCGGGATTCCTGTGTGAACACAGGACGACAGGTGAGGGCATGATGGGAGGAGGATGGGGCTGGGATGTTGGACAGGGGCACTTTTTATGGGACTTGAAGATACACTCCTCTGCAGGTGCAGAAGGGTGAGGGCCTGGAGGGGAGGCTGGTACCACCTGCTGAGCATTATGGCGGGCGGAGCTGGTGGGATGTTTAGGtagagaagtatttttttttatcagggAGGGTACATGCTGAAGGCCCTCAGGTAGGATCACCCTGCTCCTGAATGCTGTGAAAATTCCAACTTGCACTTCCTCTACACTCATTAGCCTTTGCTAATGACCACAGCCCTTAGTGATCTTCCTCCTTCCTCATTTCCAGATAAACTCAGGACAGCAGGAGTGATGGGAAGGGGACTGACAGGGGAGTCCCCACCCACTTCCACCACTTATTCATTGCATGATCTTCATAGATTAGTTAatctctctgatcctcagttttctcaaaagTAAAGTGTGGATAATCATACTAACTTCATAGTGTTCTCATGAAGATGAAACAGCATGCATGTACAAAGAACCTGTTACACTGAAGATGTCCCACAAATGGTGGCTCTTACTGGTACTACTCTCCACTGATGTGGTTGAGATACCAGGGTGCCTGGGTTCAGATTCCAGCTGTGCCGCTTATTTGCTGGGTTCCCTTGGGGCAGGCCACCAAACAGCTCTGTGCTTTCAGTTCCTCATGTGTAAAGTGAGGATGACATAATATCCACTTTATAATTTTCACCTACTTCACAGGGTTACTCTGAGGACTAAATATAAAACTGCTCTGATCAGTGCCTTCCTAGTACTTGATAAACTTTCTACAAGTCTTTCCCTCTGCAAATATTTCTGAGCATCAGAGGGGTTCTGAATTGGATATAACAGCTTGGTTTCaggttaatatttattaaacttttaataaaTGCTGAGGattcttattgatatttctcacatcatcattatcatcatcatcactttgTTCCTTCATTGCTCTAGCTGGCTTAAATGTGCCTCCTAGTTGGGGGTCATTCTCTGCAGACAGAGACCATGATTTATCTCTTGGTTCACTGAGCATTCCTCAGTGCTAAGCATACATAAATGCTCCAGAgagattattattgttttttaaactacttctttactttttaaaaaaaattattttttaaactatttaaaaatacatatgtaaattatacatatgtattttaaatttatttatttggctgaactgGATCTTAttgcagcttgtgagatcttttagttgtggggtggctcagataataaagcatctaccttcaatgcagaagacccgagtttgatccctgagtcaggaagatcccctggagaaggcactggcaacccactccagtattcttgcctggagaattccgtggacagaggagccaagtgggaTACAATTTATcaatttgcaaagagttggacacgactaatcgactaacacttccactttctatgggatctagttctctgaccagggattgaacctgaacctCTTGCATTGggatcatggagtcttaactgctggaccaccagagaaatcatatatatatatatatatatatatgttttttctggTAGGGAGAGCAGAACTGTTGGGAGATGATGCCATGGTAGCAGTTAATAAAGCAGAGCCTGATTGAGTCATTGTAGTCCCCCAACCACAGGCATAGAGGCAGCACAGTTGAAATGAAGAACACAGATCTGAATGGGAACTACAGTTCTTCTCTGCCCACCCAACCTAGCAGCCCAGTACCAATGCTCACTTTGCACTTGTATATAGGACTGCTGACTCTGCTTTGAGACACTGTGAGATACTGTCCTTGCCTCACACCAGTAATATCCTGAGTCTTCTTTCCATATTTCTGAGATCCAAAACTCTGGTGAGTCCCAGTCTGACCTCAGGGTGTAGCCACCCCTGTAGAAGGAGTAGCGAAGTTGGGTCTCTGATCTGTCAGCAGGGAGCTGGGTACCACAGGACAGGGTTACTGAGGCTCCCTCAGTGGGTTGCAAGGGTCTGGTTGTCAGTTGAGGTGCTGGAAACAGCTCTGGAGGGAAGAATTAAACAGAGGCCACCAGTCAGTGAGGTATAGAGTTCCTGTGGAGAAGTGCCTTTTCAGCCCCAGTGAGCAGGAAACAGGCCCAGACTCCAGGACATACCGCCACCCACCATTTCTCCCTTCCTGGGTGGTCTTCTCTGCTCTGCACCTTGCTCCTTCCACACAGGCCCTACTCCTTCCCAGTCTCGTCCACTTAAACAGTGAGACCCTCACCTCGGACAGTGAGCCACGCAGATCTTGTTTGTTCTGTGTCATCTATAAATAAGAACACTTTCCTTTTTGCCTTACAGTAATAGGAGCCGCTGTCACTGGGTCTTGCATTTGAAATGATATAGGTGTTATAATAAGCGGGTAGCCAAGCTCCATCTTTGTAGAACGTCagtctctttattttattattgtctcTGCCAGAGCACCTCACCACCACCTGGTCTCCTTCATAGGCATAGTATGGCATATCGATACTCAGCCAGTCTGCAAAAGATGCAAAAATTTCTATGATTCCAAggctccccactcccatcccagccctctaacTTCTGTTCATAAGGTGGAGGGATAGTGCAAACTCATGTACAAGAAGCTGGGCAGCCATAGGTCCCTTGGGACCTACTGGGTCTCTTGGCTTCTGTGCTCAGCAAAGGTGAGCTCTGTTTCACTTAGTGACATATTTTGTCTTCCAAACATCCTAATAGCTTTatgtctattaaaaatattttgatccctttttttttcccctgggtgcCAATACTTTTCTGGAATAAATATGGATTTAAAACAGTTCCACTTAACATCCCCTAATATCCATTCAAGGTGACCTCATATCCCTGTGGCAGCCATAATTAACCTTTGCTTTTGTCATTCCTTAGAGGCTCAGCCCAGGAGTACAATTCAAAAAGCTTCCCTTTGTCATTCTCCTTGGATGAAACAATCTGGGCCACTGAGATATCAGCACTGGGATCTACAGCTTCAATATTCATAATTCCCCACTTGGATGCTTTTTTCAGAGGCATCTGGATGATCCctaagagaagagaagtgggCTCCTCTACTTGTTCAGATCATTGCCTCCCCACGAAAGAGAGTGGTCACTAGAGAGCGCACGAACAGCCTGGTGTTTTGGATCTGCCCCAGGAGGGAAAGCAAACCATACAGTGGAGAGGAGCAAGAAACTATTGCCTGAAAGTTTGTGCAGAAAGAAGGGGGAGTCAACCACCACAGTGCTCTGCGATTCAACCCTGCAGCCTTAGGcttctttgggggaaaatttTTTGGTTGACAGTGGAACTAGAAATTCAGGTTTAAAAATCAATTTGGGATtgtagttcatttcagttgctcagtcgtatccaactctttgagcccttggattgcagcactccaggcctccctgtccatcaccacctggagtttattcaaactcatgtccattgagttggtgatgccatccaaccatctcatcctctgtcatccctttctcctcctgccttcaatctttcccagcatcagggtcttttcaaatgagtcagttcttcacatcaggtggccaaagtattggagtttcagcttcaacatcagcccttctaatgaatattcaggactgatttcctttaggatggactggttggatctcctctcagtccaagggattctcaaaagtcttctccaacaccacagttcaaaagcatcaattctttggcatagTACATTGGGATATTGTAGTACATTGGGATAAATTGCAGGGAAAATATTTGTTGTTCTGATGTAAAGTCTAATGCCCGGTCTGAACTTTGGATCATTCCCCTTCAGTGTAAAGACAGGCAGTGCCATACATGAAGGAACAGAGTGGGAAAAGAGACTGCCCTTGAGAGGGTTTTCTTAGGCTGTCTGCCCAGCTCACCCCTTCAGCCATGAGTTGATGGTAGAGGGAAGGAGTGCTAGGTCTCAGTGTCTTGTCTCGTGATGTCAAGATCGACACTTGATCGTGATGTCAAAGTGGGATTAATGAAAACTCCAATTCAAAAAGATCCTTGCACCCCAATTGTTCACAGTAGCACTGTTTGcaatggaagcagcctaaatgttcattgacagatgaatggataaagaacatgtatatgcatattaaTATGGATGTACACGCACAATGAACACtgtagctgttgttgttcagtcgctatgttgcgtctgactctttggaaccccatggaatgtagcacaccagacttccctgtcctccactataagtggaatactactcagtcataaaagagtgaaataatgccacttgcagcaatgtggatggacccagagatcatcatactaagtgaaataagtcagacagagaaaggcaaatactatagagcacctatatgtggaatctaaaatatgatacaaatggacttatttataaaacagaaacagacacagacatagaaagcaaatttatggttatcaaaggcgAAAGGGGgaaaaggataaattaggagtttgggattagtagatacaaaccattatatataaaataaacaacatgtgtttactgtatagcacagggaaacatattcaatatcttgtaataacttataatgaaaaagaatgtatatgtataactgaatcactcttctGAAAACCAGAATCTAACAAATTTGTaagccaactatacttcaattaaaaaaaatgcgaAGTGGGATTCATAAGGAGGTGGAGAGAAAGCTTTCATATTATGATAaacattttctcatcttttaaattttctgtttttgttgtattttacaACATTCACAGTCAGTATAGGGATCTCTATTTATATAATTGGAGAAGTAAAAGGTGACctatcccagtgttcttgcctgggaaatcccttggacagaggagcctggtggactagtccacagggttgcaagagtaggacacaacttagggactaaaccaccaccaccaccatatatataatacattaaaggtacatgcttaaaattttttcttgataGAACAAAATGATCAAATAAGTTCAGAGATGATTACTCCATATTTTTTTAGCTACTTCAAAAGCCCCACCATTAGGCTAGGAGGTTGGAGTGGATGGTGGGAGTCATAAGTATTGATAAAGAGAAAGAAGTCTTAATGCCTTCTGGAGACCAAAAGTTTTCTTCCTCAACATTGGGCAAGGTTttgcttctctgatagctcagttgctaaagaatccacctgcaacacaggagacttcggtttgattcctgggtcaggaagatccattggagaagggataggctacccactccagtattcttgggcttttcttgtggctcagctggtaaagaatccacctgcaatgcaggagacttcggttcgatccctgggttggaaagatcccctggagaagggaaaggttacccactccagtattctggcctggagaattccatggactgtatagtcaatggggttgcaaagagtcggacatgactgagtgactttcactttcacttcactttcagtgaagattacagaaattaaaacttaattaaagaaatatttgaaaaataagatttatgtGACCAACTTGGTAATATTGACAACAGCTGGAGTTAGATAAGAAATGTGACTACAGGTTACACAGAGTCTGGGACAAAGATTGGACCCTTTTCCCTGTTTACTTACAGACCCATTCCTTTGAggccttcccagatggcgctagtggtaaagaacctgcctgccagtgcaagagacataagcaacttgggttcaatccctgggtcaggaagattccctggaggagggcatggcaaccctctccaatattcttgcctggagaatcccatggacaaaggagcttggtgggctacagtccatagggtcacacagagtcagacacaactgcagtgacttagcatgcatgcatgccattCCTTTGAGGAAGGTACAATTGTACATATGTGCACATTATACTATAATTTCACGGAGTTCCGTGGATCCTATGAAGCTGATTCAGAGACCCTCTAATGTGTTAAGAACACTTttgcttaaaataacaaaatataatgtatatcatCAGATATAAAAGTACTAGATTTATAAGTATCACTTTCCATCCCTATAGCAGGATAAATACTCTCTCAAAGGAATCATTAAAGAAGGAAGTGTAACTTTCCAGGTTAATATAAAGGcaaactttctttttcattacattagaattttaatttaaaaaaagaaagaaaaacaagttagACATGGGTAGTTTGCAATCCAAATATAAGATTGAGGgaagttcttgttttttttttttgcacagcaTCTTCCTAGCCCACTGgttttctattataaatattttccatcaCTGTCTCTAGTGCTTCTGGTGGAGGCGACTGAACTCCTGTGGATGAAACCAGGAGAACATTTTCCCAATACTACATTGCATGATTTGCTTTCTCTTCATAAATTAAATTCTTTCCTGTCCCAGGGCTTAATAGTAAAGGGAGAGGAATTCATTGCCTTGGAGTGTCAGGGTAGGGTCTTTTGCCCATCAAGCAGGCAGGTAGCAAAGATGAATGTGACATCGGAGCATTCCTGCCCCCGCTGGGACCAGGGTGAGACACTGGCCTTGTGTTCTCTTCACCCCAGTCCAAGCCCTGATCTCCAAAACCCTCACCTAAGAGGCTGGGGGAAGTGGTATCTTCCTTGCATAGCAGAGTAACTATGGTTCCTAGAGATCTAAAAGAACAACACCACCAAAAGAGTAACTCACCTGACTGCACGCTGATAGGAGCTGTGGGGGAATAGAGTCAGAGAGGTTACTATAAGACCAGAAtaaccatctttttaaaaaaaggttataactctctaaaaatatttccaacaattctcttttcccctttcctctatcccttcttccctctacccctactctcccttcccttccatccTCCTTCCCTCAGTTCCTCTATTTTCCCTTCTATCTCCCCTTCCTACCTTCACAACATTCCTATAGAACTAACTACATTCCTAACAAACCGAATGTTTGTTTTGTAACACAAAACACTCTGTAAACACAAACCATCTCCTTTACCAGAAGTTGGTTATTTTGCAAGTAAATTCTCAGTTTCATGACTTACTATCTCCTCTCCCACcttctctttttaagactgatttttgtttgttttgttttattttgagataCATTGCCTGCCTGGTGGCAACACACAAACCAGGAAGGGTCGGGAAGGAAATGGAGGTGTCctcttgacactgtttcccttTTCCCCTATTTAGATCTAGTACTGTATTTGCATCCATATACAAGAGTCATGGcttcagtggctcagaggtaaagagtgcctgcaatgcaagagacacaggaaatggtGGTTTagttcctggatggggaagattccctggaggagggcatggcaatccactcccagtattctttcctggagaatcccatggacagaggagcccgtgggctacagtccatgggttctcaaagagtcggacatgaatcgactgagcatgcatgcatacacacgaGTCATATTAATCAGCAAAAAACACAATTTCATCTCTGGGTAGCAAGTATTGAAGCCTCTCCAAAACCTAAGTCTAGGAAAGTTGGAGTTTAACCAAAAATGTGGTAATTTGAAGTGGAAGTGGGGTTGGCGGCAGAGGAGGATTGAAATGggctagaaataaaatttatcctAACAGAAAATTCCTTTGATGTCCTTTTAAGAAGCTTTCCAATTTTGTTAGAGATCAAAGTAGAAATGGTTATTAAACAAAAGGAGAAGGCATTAGTATTTGGAAAAGAAACTCACAGTCCTTTGTTTTTCCTGGGAACCCTGCTCATCAGTACTCATTTGCATATTACCTATTATTGGTCCTGAGTTAGAAACTAAAGCCCATTGCTACTAATcctagcagcagcagaagagtttCTGGGTGCCCAGGTACAGGTGATTCTGccgtgtgtatgtgttagtcactcagtggggtccaactctttgctaccccatgaactgtagcccatagactcctctgtccatgggattctctaggcaagaatactggagtgggtagccattcccttctccagggaatcttcctgacccagggatcgaacccaggtctcctgcattggcaggcagattctttaccctctgagccatgagggaagcccggTTCTTCCCCGGCTGTCCCCAAATCCTGCTGCAGCATCCTACCCACCAAGGACCAGAAGCAAAGGCCACAGGAACATGAGGCTGGAGGTGAGAAGTTCTCCCAGTGACTGGTGCAGCTCAGGTCCCAGAGCAGAATCCACAGTCTATCCCCATGGACTGGGAAGCCAGGATTGGGCACTGTGGTTCaggttttattttatagaaataaaaaaaaacggAAGTAGGAAATCTCTCTGTTTGACAATCAGCATTGTCCTCACCCCTGACCACACATATGCTGAGAAAGTAAATGttgttcttctgtttttttttttttttttttttttgagaggagtggaggctgtgctgggtcttggttgtggtgtgtgggctctagAACACTCGGACTCAGTAGTTTCTGTGTGCGGCCTGAGTCACCCTGCAGTATTCgggatcgtagttccctgaccaggtatcaaacccatgtctcctgcattgaaaggcagattcttaaccactggactaccagggaagtttctaAATATTCTTCTTTACAGACTTGCTCAGATATGTGTGTTTTGATTAGAAATGCTCCTTAAAATGTAAGATGCCTTCACCATGTAGCTAAGGTCCCTCTAGAGAAGCTGTCTAACTTGTTTTGACTCTGCAGTGACTGTTGATTTAATTCTGGGACTGCTAAAATTCATATTACCTGCATGGTCTTTTTGAAAGCGAAATCCCTTTTACCACTCAGAATGCATGGTCTGTTATTCAATTTCTAATACTGTGACACCATGCTAACACCACATGGATGCTGCTCTTTGGAGATCTGCTTTACCACATGAAGAAATAATAAGCATTTGTTAAAAATGATGGTGGATTAGAATGGTATTAAATGGTATTATATAGTCCAGGAACTCAGGAAGATACAAATTCTGCCCAACCCAAGTCATCTCTGCCCATGAGATGTTCCAGACAGATACAAGCAGAATTGAAAAAGTAATACACTCTGTGGCATTAACCTTGAGGTGTTAGCCCCAAATTACTTTACAGTAATTTGGGCTTTAACACCCACAGGACAGGTCACATCTGTCTCCTCACATTCCAAAGGTCAAGTATCAATTTTGGAAGAGAGCTCTTGTATCAGGCTGGAAATAGACTCAAACTAGTCTTAAAAGAAGAGGCTTTAATGAAAGGACTGACTTATAGAGATGTGGACAGGGTTGAAATAACAAACTAAAGATGATGAGTCACCCCAAGGCCAATCACAGTGGGACACTGTTACAGCCCTTGTACTGAAGATGCAAGGGGAGGAAGGAGCCCAATGCGAACTGGAATCACCAAGGAGGGGCCACCAGGCAGAGGTGTGACTGTGGAGGATGCAGCTACTGCTGGAGATGAGGCACTGAGGCTGAGGGGAGAGGGGATGCCCTGACCTCTCCCTGCT includes the following:
- the LOC113890422 gene encoding Fc receptor-like protein 2; amino-acid sequence: MFLWPLLLVLAPISVQSDWLSIDMPYYAYEGDQVVVRCSGRDNNKIKRLTFYKDGAWLPAYYNTYIISNARPSDSGSYYCKAKRKVFLFIDDTEQTRSAWLTVRELFPAPQLTTRPLQPTEGASVTLSCGTQLPADRSETQLRYSFYRGGYTLRSDWDSPEFWISEIWKEDSGYYWCEARTVSHSVSKQSQQSYIQVQRIPVSGVLLETQPQRDQVVKGETLVLVCSVAKGTGKTRFSWHREGTRESLGQKSQRSQRAELEIPVIRESHAGRYYCTADNGYGLIQSEAVNVTVRIPVSRPVLTFSVPGAQALTGDVVELRCEDKRASPPILYRFYHENVPLGHTSAPFGGAASFNLAVTARHSGTYACEANNGLGAQRSNVAVLHVAEFPPKIRLMNGPHHCEGRVEVEKEGRWGTVCDDGWDMKDVAVVCRELGCGAAKHTPAGMLYLPVAEEDQPVFIQVALCNGTEETLAECEQVETFDCGHDEDAGAVCEGR